The DNA region CGCCGCCGAACTGCGGCCACCGGGCCACCCAGTAGGTGGTGTGCCACCGGTCGTCGCAGCGCCAGGTCCGCGCGGACTCCTCGGTACGGCGTACCGGCCTCCCGCTCAGACCGGCCTGCGTCATGGCCGGCGCGCTGGCACAGACGGAGGTCGCGATCGCGGACGTGAGCTCCTGCTCGGTCAGCACCGTCGCGCGGAAACCGGCCCCGGTCAGTCGGCTGGACAACTGGTCGGCCGCCCGCACCACGCACTTCTGCGCCCCCGTGATGCCACCGCCGCGCGCCTGCACGGCCTCCGGGCAGAGCTCCGGGTCCAGCTTGAGCGCGATCCAGGTGATCCGGACGGCGGGCGAACCCGTCTGGGCCTGCAGCGGCGCGTAGTTGCGTGCGGCGACGGACTGCTGCGGCAGATGCGGGGCGGGCGCGGGCTGGGTGTGCTGCACGATCTGCGCCGACTCCAGCCGGATGCCGTCGACTTCGAGCACATCCCGTACGAGCGCCAGGGGCAGCGGCTGCGCGGACCGGTCCGGCCTGAGCGCCGAGACGTCCGACTCCACCTGGAGGACGGCCGTGACGAACGTACCGTCACCGATCATGCCGACCGGCCGCCGGTCGCGGTCGCTGAAGGAGTACGTACGCAGCGCCGGATCGCACTCGACGACAGGCGCGATCCCGGGCTCCGTACCCGCGGGCAGCTCCAGCGAACCGGCCCTGCGGGAACGCGCGCGCTGCGAGAGGACGGTGCCCAGCAGCTCGGGCAGTGAACGGCGATGCCTGCGTACGACGGCCAGCAGCACCAGGACTCCGGCGATCACCACGGCCGGTGCCAGCAGCAGCGGTTCGACCACCCACGCCGCGAGCAGCAGCGCGGCCGCGATTTCCAGCAGCACGAGTTGTTGCAATTGGAACGAACCGAGCCTCCCGACACGTCCGTTCGCCCGGCCGGAGGCGGGTCCGCGGGAGCTCCGCGCGGGCCCGTGGGGAGCAGGCGGACCACCGGGCCCGGGAGCTGCGGGGCGCGTCGCGTTCCCGGCCGGACGTGTCCGTGTCGCGGAAGCCGTCATTCCGGCGTTCCCCCCGTTCATCGGTCCCCAACTCCACCCGTATTCCGCCTGTCCCGCTCGGGGCCTTGGCGGCCGGATCACCCTACCCGCCCCGACACCACCCGCGGTCAGCAGGCATAGTAGGGGGCCGGTCCGGCACCGAGGTCCGGCATCGCGGCCCGGCACGACGGCCGGCGACGCGACCGCTTCTTGTGCCGCGCGGGGAGACACGGGAGACGAAGCGACTGATGGCATCACGGCGGGATGAGCTCAACGCGTACACCTTCGCGAAGAAACGCACGGTGGCGGCCTTCCTCCAACCCTCGCCGGGCGGCACCGAGGAGGGCGCTCCGCGCCCGCTGCGCGCGGTGCTGCCGAGTGTGATCGTCGGGGCCCTGATCCTGGCGGGCTTCGGAGCCGTCGGCATGTTCAAGCCCACCGCTCCCAAGGACTGGGACAAGCCCGCCACCAAGGTGATCGTCGGCAAGAAGTCCACCACCCGCTACGTCGTGCTCACCACCGGCAAGGGCGGGAAGAAGAAGACCCTGCTGCACCCCGTGCTCAACCTCGCCTCGGCCCGGCTGCTGCTCAACCCGGCGGAGTACGACGTCGTCCAGGTCGCGGACGACGTCCTGGACGCGGGCAAGCCCCCGCGCGGACCGATCCTCGGCATTCCGTACGCCCCCGACCGGCTGCCCGAGGCCGAGGACGCCGGGACGGCGAAGCGGTGGGCCGTCTGCGTACAGCCCGGTGGCAAGGGCAACACCGTGCAGAAGGCCGCCTTCGTCCTCGGCGCACGTGACAACGGGCTGACCGAGGGCAGGAACAAGCTCACCGGCAGCCAGGTGTTCTACGTCCAGGGCCAGGACGGGGCCCGCTATCTCGTCGACGCCAAGGGCACCAAGTACCGCATCGCCGAGACCACCGCCGACAGCGGCCATCTGACCAACGCCCTGGTCGGGAGCAGGCAGCCGCAGTCCGTCACCGACGACTGGCTGGCCACCCTGCACGAGGGCAGCCCCATCGTCTTCCCGCGGATCCCCGGAAACGTCGGTGCCCCGGCACATGTCGCGGGGCAGCTCTCCGCCGAGGAGAACACGGTCGGCATGGTCCTCAGGACCAGGACCGGCGAAGGCGCCAGTTACTACGTGGTGCTCGAAGGAAAGGCCCAGCGCGTCTCCGAGTTCACCGCCTGGCTGCTGATCAACTCACCGCAGACGGCCGAGCTGAACCTGGAGGGCGAGGCACGCGCCGTCGGCCTCCAGGACTTCGTGCCCGACACGGCGCGCTTCGCCGGCCAGGCCGCACTCTGGCCGGCCCATCGGACCGAGCCCCCGGTGAACTCCGCCGAGGGCGGCAGCGGCAGCGGCAGCCGCGACACTGTCTGCAGCGTGCTGCGCAAGGTGGACGGCTCGGGCCGGACCACCCTGAGCACCTGGGCGGGCACCGCGTACCCCACCTCCATCGCCGCCGGTGGCACCAGCACCTACGTCACCCCCGGCAGCGGCCTGCTCTACACCCAGGTCCGGGGCCGGCAGACCAGGCCCGACGGATCGCTCTTCCTGGTGACCGACACCGGACTGCGCTACGCGGTCCAGGCGAACGGCGACAGCGACGCCGGCCGCTCCGACATCGGCACCGGCGACCAGCAGAAACAGTCGGACGGCCGCCCCGAGCCCAGCCAGGCGCAGAGCAGGCTCGGATACGAGAAGGTGATGCCCGCCCTCGTACCGATCGAATGGTCGGACTTCCTGTCCAAGGGCCCCAGGCTGGACACCAACAGCGCTCGCCAGCGCCAGGGTTCATGACGTTCCGGAACGCGGCGGGCAGCGTGCGGCCCGGGGGAGAGAAGCAGATGGGGTACCGGAAGACGGCCGGCGCGGTGGCGGTCGCCGCCGCGCTGGCCGCACTGGCGGGGCCGGGGGCCGCATACGCGGCCGAGGACACCGAGGGGCCCGGTGACCTGGGCATAGACGGCGGCGGCGAGTGCACCTTCCCGATGAAGGGGCAGTACGAGGGCCGCCCCTGGCCGCTGCAGCGTGTTCTGCTGGACGAACTCTGGCAGGACACCAAGGGCAAGGGTGTACGCGTCGCGGTCATCGACACCGGCGTGGACAACGACAACCCGCAGCTGAGGACGGCCGTCGACGCATCGGCGGGCGCCGACTACCTCAAGGGTGGCAAGAGCGACGGCACGGTCGACGAGGTCGGCCACGGCACCAAGGTCGCCGGCATCATCGCCGCCCGCCCCCACAAGGGCACCGGATTCGTCGGACTGGCCCCCGAGGCCACGATCATCCCGATCCGCCAGAACGACGAGAAGAACAGCGGCAAGGACACCACGATGGCCACCGCGATCGACCACGCGATCGCCGAGCACGCCCAGGTCATCAACATTTCCCAGGACACGACCAAAGCCCTGGACGAGACGTCCACGCTGGGCCGGGCCGTGGCCAGGGCGCTCGCCAAGAACATCGTCGTGGTCGCCTCCGCGGGCAACGACGGCATGGACGGCAGACGGAAACGCACCTACCCGGCCGCCTTCGCCGGAGTCCTCGCCGTTGCCTCCTCCGACCGCAACAACGAGCGCGCCCCGTTCTCCCAGGCCGGCGATTTCGTCGGAGTCGCCGCCCCGGGCGTCGACATCGTCTCCACCGTCCCCGGCTACGGCCAGTGCACCGACAACGGCACCAGCTTCTCCGCCCCGTACGTCGCCGGGGTCGCCGCCCTGATGCGGGCCAAGTACCCGAAGTGGACGGCGGCCCAGATAGTCGCCCGGATCGAGCAGACCGCCGAACGCTCCGTCACCGGCCATGACGACTTCGTCGGCTGGGGCGTCGTCGACCCGGTCCGCGCCCTGTCCGGGGACGACATCCCGCAGGACGCCGCGCATCCGGACCCGGCACCGCCGAAGGCACCGGCCCCCGAGCCCGCGCAGCTGTCCCTGTCGGAGACCCCGCAGGAGCGCAGCGAGCGGTACGCCACCTACGCGCTGACCGCGGCAGCCGTCCTGGTCGGTGTGATCGCCGGGGCCGCGACGGTCGTCCGGGACGTCCGCCGAAGGCGCGTCGCGCGATGACGCGGCCGCCCGGCGATGTGACCGGCCCCCGGTGAAGAGCAGTTGGGGAGAGGCCGCGAAATGGCTAGGGTGGTAACAGACTTCACGTGTGTGACGGGGGAACGAGAAGTGGCCGACGCCGAATTCGAGCCAAAGGGATGCCTAGACGGCGTTTCCCGGGCCCGGACCTTCCCCATTCCTTTGCCGGAGCACATGGGAACGGAAGGATCCTGACCGTGACAGACGGACAGGCCAGGGAACCGAGAGATAGGACTTCCGGATGACCAGCCCCTCAGGCGGTTTCGGACTTGCCGACGATCCGATCGTCCAGGCGAAGAACAAGATCATTGAGACGGGCCGCGCGGTGTCCCGTCAGTCCAGGGAGCTGGCCGACATCCTGGAGACGGTCAGCGCCGGATGGACGGGTGTCGGCGCCTCGGGGTTCAAGTCCGCGCAGTTGATGATCAACGAGGACCACGACCAGATCCGTCGGCTCCTCGACGTCCTGCTCAACGCGGTGGAAGGCACCAAGAACCTCAGCAACGCCAACGACGAGGAGGTCCGTGCGGCCTTCAACGCGGTCAAGGATCAGGCGCTGCCCGCCAACACCTCCGGACTGAACAACGTCTGAGCGGCGCCGCACCACCCCTTCCGCACCCGCCGAGCACCGAGGAGAAGACACATGGGGCACGACCCGAACACGAAGGTCAAGTACGAGACCGTCCAGGAGATGGCCAACCGCATCCGCGCGGTGTCCAGGAACATCGTCAAGGACCTCGAAGAGATGGACGCCGCGCTCAAGGTCGTCACCGACACCTGGGACGGTGTGGCCCACGGTGAGTACGTGAGCCTGCAGGGCAAGTACAAGGGCCGGGCGGAGCACATGAAGGACCGCCTGGAGCAGGTTGCGAGGATCGTCGAGAACGGCAAGGACAGCTACCGCGCCACGGACCACAGGGCCTCGCGCGGCTTCACCGAGGCGTACTGACCGCCGGCAGACATACGGAAGGAGGGGCACGCCCGCCGGGCGTGCCCCTCCTTCCGTATGTCTGCCGGCTACTTCAGGTCGAACTCGCCGTCCCGCGCACCCAGGACGAAGGCCCGCCACTCGGCCTCGGTGTACCGCAGCACCGTCCCGGGATCCAGCGAGGACCGCATCGCCACGGCACCACCCGGCAGATGAGCGATCTCGACGCGCTCCTCGGCCTCCTCGGTACCGGGCGCGCTCAGCCACTCCACCCCCGAGATGTCGAGTGCGTACAGCTCGTCCTTCTCCTGCTGAGTACCCATCGGGCGCCTTCCCTCTCCTGCGGCGGAACGCTTTCTCGGATCCGTCAGCAGACTATCCCCGCTTTCCGCCCCGGTGTACGGGGAGTCGATCATGTGCTATCGCACCGGATCAGCGCTGCTCCGGCAGCCGCCCGATCTGCACCAGCGGGTTGCCCCGGCGCCGCGAGGCGAAGTATCCGCGCCCCGGCGGCATCGCATGCCCGCGCACCGTACCGATCAGATCGCCCTCGCCCGGGTCACCGGAGAGGACGACACCCTGCGCCCCCAGCTCCTTGATGCGCTGCATGAACGCCTCGTACATCGACCGCGAGGCCCCGGCGGAGTTCCGCGCGATGACGAAGCGGACCCCGGTGTCCCGGGCGAACGGCAGGTACTCCGCCAGCGGGGCCAGCGGATTGCCCGCGTTCGTCGCCACCAGGTCGTAGTCGTCGACGATGATGAAGATCTGCGGACCGGTCCACCAACTGCGGTCACGCAGCTGCTGCGGCGTGACGTCGGTCGGCGGCTGCCGGCGCGCGAACACGCCCGCCAGCGCCTCCATGTGCATCTGCATCGAGCTCGCCATCGGCGCGTACTCCAGCAGATGGCCCTCCGGCAGCGCGCCCAGCAGCCCCCGCCGGTAGTCACCGACGACGAGCTTCGCCTCGTCGGGGGAGTAGCGCTCCGAGATCTGCTTCGCGATCAGCCGCAGCAGATTGGTCTTGCCCGACTCGCTCTCCCCGAAGACCAGGAAGAACGGATCGGTCTCGAAGTCGACGAACACCGGCTCCAGAGCGGTCTCGTCGATACCGATCGCGATGCCCCGCTGCGGGAACTCGAAGCCCTTCGGCAGCTGATCGGCCGGCAGCTTGCGCGGCAGCAGCCGCACGGCCGGCGCGGCGGGACCCGCCCAGTTCGTTTTCACCGTCCCGACGAACGCGGCCGTGCCCTCGGAGAGATCCGCGGCGCTGCTGGAACCGTCGATACGCGGCAGCGCGCCCATGAAGTGCAGCTTCTGCGCCACCTGCCCCCGGCCCGGGACACCGGCCGGCACATTGGCCGCGACCTTCCGGTCGAACTCGGAGTCCATGACGTCGCCGAGCCGCAGCTCCAGACGGCCCAGGATCTGGTCCTTCAGCGCGGCCCGCACCTCCATGTAACGGGCCGCCGTGATCACGACATGGATGCCGTAACCGAGCCCGCGCGAGGCGATGTCGGTGACGACCTGCTCCAGATTCTCGTACTCGGACCGGAAACCGCCCCAGCCGTCCACGACCAGGAAGACATCGCCCCAGGGCTCGCCGGGCAGTTCGCCCAGGGCACGCCTGCGCCGGTAGGTGGCGATGGAATCGATGGAGTGGGCGCGGAAGAACTCCTCGCGCCGGTTCAGCACACCCGCGACCTCGGCGACCGTACGCCGCACCCGCTCCGGGTCAAGCCGTGAGGCCATCCCGCCGACATGCGGCAGATCCGCCAGCGAGACCAGACCGCCACCACCGAAGTCCAGCCCGTAGAACTGCACTTCGTGCGGGGTGTGGGTGAGGGCGAACGACGAGATGAGCGTACGTACCAGCGTCGACTTCCCGGACTGCGGACCGCCGACGACCATCATGTGACCCGCGGCGCCCGAGAAGTCCTGGTACAGCACCTCGCGCCGCTGCTCGAAGGGCTTGTCGATCAGCCCGAGCGGCGCGGTCAGCCCGCCCGGACGGGTGTACTCCGTCGCCGTGAAACCCCGCTCGGCGGCCGGCGCGAGCCCCGGCAGCAGCTGGTCCAGCGTCGGCGCCCGGTCCAGAGGCGGCAGCCACACCTGATGGGCGGGCACCCCCTGCCCCTCCAGGCGGCGCACGATCACATCGAGCACCGTGTCGGCCAGCGCGTCGTCGTCCGAGCCCGCCCGGGCGGCCACCAGATGCGCCGGGTCGGGCGCCGCGTACACCACCGGCACCTCAAGGGCGCTGAACAGCGCGGGCCGGCGCTCGATCGGCAGCGCCCCCACCGACAGATCGGGGCCGCCCGTGCGGTACGTCCCCGACACATACGCCGCCTTGAACCGGGTCATCTCGTCCGTACCGAACTTCAGATAGCCGGAACCGGGCACCGACGGCAGGTGGTACGCGTCCGGCACACCGAGCGCCGTACGCGACTCGGCGGCGGAGAAGGTCCGCAGCCCGATCCGGTACGAGAGATAGGTGTCGAGACCGCGCAGCTTGCCCTCCTCCAGGCGCTGCGAAGCGAGCAGCAGATGCACACCCAGCGAACGCCCGATCCGGCCGATCTGGATGAACATGTCGATGAAGTCGGGCTTGGCGGTGAGGAGTTCGGAGAACTCGTCGATGACCAGGACCAGCGAGGCCAGCGGCTCCAGCGCCGCACCCGCCGCCCGCGCCTTCTCGTAGTCGTGGATGTTGGCGTAGTTGCCGGCCGACCGCAGCAGCTCCTGCCGCCGCTGCAGCTCACCGCGGATTGCGTCCCCCATGCGGTCGACCAGTGTCAGGTCGTCCGCGAGGTTGGTGATGACGGCCGCGACATGCGGCATGTGCGACATCCCGGCGAACGTCGCACCGCCCTTGAAGTCCGCGAGCACGAAGTTCAGCGTCTCCGAGGAGTGCGTGACCGCGAGCCCCAGCACCAGCGTCCGCAGCAGCTCGGACTTGCCGGAACCCGTGGCACCGACACACAGCCCGTGCGGACCCATGCCGTCCTGCGCGGCCTCCTTCAGGTCCAGCATCACCGGCTGACCGTCCTCGCCGATACCGATCGGCACCCGGAGCCGCTCGGAGACCGACCGCGGCCGCCAGGTCCGCGCCACATCGACCGAACCCGCGTCGCCCAGATTCAGCAGATCCGTGAAGTCCAGGTTCGCCAGCAGCGGCTCGTCGTCGTCGCCCCCGCCCATCCTGAGCGGCGCGAGCTGCCGGGCCAGCGCCTCGGCCGCGGGCAGCGACATCCCGTCCGGCACACCCTCGTACACCATCCCCGCACCCGACTCCAGCCGCAGCAGCCCCGGCCGCACCACCACGGAGAGACCGCCCCGCGGCTCGTCGAGCTCGCCCGGCACCACCTCGACGATCGTCACACCCTGCAGGCCCTCGGCCGCCGCGAACAGCGAGTCGGGCGGCACGATCCCACCGTCCAGCACCACCACGACGTGCGGCTGGTCCAGCACCGGCTGACTCTCCCGGCCGAACCGCGGCCGTCCTTCCAGCCGGCTCGCCAGCAACTGCTCCAGCTCACCCAGGTCGTCCCCGAACAGCCGCTTCGTACCGGCCCCGTCGACCTGCCCCGGCAGCTGCAGATGCGGCAGCCACTTCGCCCAGTCCCAGCGCTCCACCGCACCCCGCGCCGCCACCACGGCGACCATCAGGTCCTCGGGGGAGTGCAGCGTCACCAGCTGGGCGACCAGCGCCCGCGCGGCCGACTGCGCCGCCTCCGGCTGACCGGAGACCGTCACGTGGTAGAACGCCCGCATCGACACGGCCATCGGCAGCCCGTCCAACGACCCGTGCACGGCGAGGAACCGCTGCATCGCACCCGCGCACATCGGCTCCAGCTCATCCACCGGAGCGGTGTCGGGAGCGATCAGCGGGGTGGCCAGCTGCTGCGCCCCGAGCCCCACCCGGACCTGCCCGAAGTCCTTGTCGCCGACGCGCCGTTCCCACACCCGGCTGCCCTCGGCGACCACCGACCACAACTGCTCCGGAGCGGGCTGCAGATACAGCTGCACATCCCGCTGGGAGCGCGCCGTCCGGCGCACCGTACGCCGGGTCTGCGCCAGGTACTTGAGGTAGTCGCGCCGGACATCGGCCATTTGCCCCTGCGTACCGCGGCGATAGCGGACCAGCTGCGCGACCACCATCCCGACGGTCGAGACCAGCATCAGAACACCCATGATCCGCATGAACGGAGGTGCCTGCGGCGAGAAGAAGAAGACCACCGACGAACCCATGCCGAGCACCGGCAGGATCTGCATCAGCATGCCCTCCTGCTGCCCGCGGGGCAGCTCGGGAGGGGCCTCCAACGTCAACTCGTCCATGGGGACTTCCGGCGGCAGGGCCCGCGGAGGTCGTTTCACGACGATCTGGCTCACCGAAACATCAATCCCTCGGTACGGACGGGCACAAGACCGGCCGGACGTGCACCGAAGCCCCCGTGGCTGCCATTGCTTGCGGACGTCCCTCCGCGCGACGGCGATCCTACTTGCAGATGACCTGCCGCCCGCCCGGTAGGGTGGCGCGCGCACCGTGCGCAACCGCGAATCAGGGGGACCAGACACGTGAGTTCGACTGCAGCGACGGGCTTCTGCCGGGTGACCGTCGTGGCGCCCGACAGCCGGATCGATGTGGCCCTGCCGGAGGACATCGCCGTCGCCGACGTCTACCCGGAGATCCTCCGGCTC from Streptomyces sp. NBC_01591 includes:
- a CDS encoding DUF397 domain-containing protein, producing MGTQQEKDELYALDISGVEWLSAPGTEEAEERVEIAHLPGGAVAMRSSLDPGTVLRYTEAEWRAFVLGARDGEFDLK
- the eccE gene encoding type VII secretion protein EccE, coding for MTASATRTRPAGNATRPAAPGPGGPPAPHGPARSSRGPASGRANGRVGRLGSFQLQQLVLLEIAAALLLAAWVVEPLLLAPAVVIAGVLVLLAVVRRHRRSLPELLGTVLSQRARSRRAGSLELPAGTEPGIAPVVECDPALRTYSFSDRDRRPVGMIGDGTFVTAVLQVESDVSALRPDRSAQPLPLALVRDVLEVDGIRLESAQIVQHTQPAPAPHLPQQSVAARNYAPLQAQTGSPAVRITWIALKLDPELCPEAVQARGGGITGAQKCVVRAADQLSSRLTGAGFRATVLTEQELTSAIATSVCASAPAMTQAGLSGRPVRRTEESARTWRCDDRWHTTYWVARWPQFGGGAGGAAMPQLVALLTSIPALATTFSLTLGHGERQGVSITGHIRITGRSDEELLGARHELERTARGVRTSLVRLDREQLPGVLATLPLGGTR
- the eccCa gene encoding type VII secretion protein EccCa, producing the protein MSQIVVKRPPRALPPEVPMDELTLEAPPELPRGQQEGMLMQILPVLGMGSSVVFFFSPQAPPFMRIMGVLMLVSTVGMVVAQLVRYRRGTQGQMADVRRDYLKYLAQTRRTVRRTARSQRDVQLYLQPAPEQLWSVVAEGSRVWERRVGDKDFGQVRVGLGAQQLATPLIAPDTAPVDELEPMCAGAMQRFLAVHGSLDGLPMAVSMRAFYHVTVSGQPEAAQSAARALVAQLVTLHSPEDLMVAVVAARGAVERWDWAKWLPHLQLPGQVDGAGTKRLFGDDLGELEQLLASRLEGRPRFGRESQPVLDQPHVVVVLDGGIVPPDSLFAAAEGLQGVTIVEVVPGELDEPRGGLSVVVRPGLLRLESGAGMVYEGVPDGMSLPAAEALARQLAPLRMGGGDDDEPLLANLDFTDLLNLGDAGSVDVARTWRPRSVSERLRVPIGIGEDGQPVMLDLKEAAQDGMGPHGLCVGATGSGKSELLRTLVLGLAVTHSSETLNFVLADFKGGATFAGMSHMPHVAAVITNLADDLTLVDRMGDAIRGELQRRQELLRSAGNYANIHDYEKARAAGAALEPLASLVLVIDEFSELLTAKPDFIDMFIQIGRIGRSLGVHLLLASQRLEEGKLRGLDTYLSYRIGLRTFSAAESRTALGVPDAYHLPSVPGSGYLKFGTDEMTRFKAAYVSGTYRTGGPDLSVGALPIERRPALFSALEVPVVYAAPDPAHLVAARAGSDDDALADTVLDVIVRRLEGQGVPAHQVWLPPLDRAPTLDQLLPGLAPAAERGFTATEYTRPGGLTAPLGLIDKPFEQRREVLYQDFSGAAGHMMVVGGPQSGKSTLVRTLISSFALTHTPHEVQFYGLDFGGGGLVSLADLPHVGGMASRLDPERVRRTVAEVAGVLNRREEFFRAHSIDSIATYRRRRALGELPGEPWGDVFLVVDGWGGFRSEYENLEQVVTDIASRGLGYGIHVVITAARYMEVRAALKDQILGRLELRLGDVMDSEFDRKVAANVPAGVPGRGQVAQKLHFMGALPRIDGSSSAADLSEGTAAFVGTVKTNWAGPAAPAVRLLPRKLPADQLPKGFEFPQRGIAIGIDETALEPVFVDFETDPFFLVFGESESGKTNLLRLIAKQISERYSPDEAKLVVGDYRRGLLGALPEGHLLEYAPMASSMQMHMEALAGVFARRQPPTDVTPQQLRDRSWWTGPQIFIIVDDYDLVATNAGNPLAPLAEYLPFARDTGVRFVIARNSAGASRSMYEAFMQRIKELGAQGVVLSGDPGEGDLIGTVRGHAMPPGRGYFASRRRGNPLVQIGRLPEQR
- a CDS encoding WXG100 family type VII secretion target — protein: MGHDPNTKVKYETVQEMANRIRAVSRNIVKDLEEMDAALKVVTDTWDGVAHGEYVSLQGKYKGRAEHMKDRLEQVARIVENGKDSYRATDHRASRGFTEAY
- the eccB gene encoding type VII secretion protein EccB gives rise to the protein MASRRDELNAYTFAKKRTVAAFLQPSPGGTEEGAPRPLRAVLPSVIVGALILAGFGAVGMFKPTAPKDWDKPATKVIVGKKSTTRYVVLTTGKGGKKKTLLHPVLNLASARLLLNPAEYDVVQVADDVLDAGKPPRGPILGIPYAPDRLPEAEDAGTAKRWAVCVQPGGKGNTVQKAAFVLGARDNGLTEGRNKLTGSQVFYVQGQDGARYLVDAKGTKYRIAETTADSGHLTNALVGSRQPQSVTDDWLATLHEGSPIVFPRIPGNVGAPAHVAGQLSAEENTVGMVLRTRTGEGASYYVVLEGKAQRVSEFTAWLLINSPQTAELNLEGEARAVGLQDFVPDTARFAGQAALWPAHRTEPPVNSAEGGSGSGSRDTVCSVLRKVDGSGRTTLSTWAGTAYPTSIAAGGTSTYVTPGSGLLYTQVRGRQTRPDGSLFLVTDTGLRYAVQANGDSDAGRSDIGTGDQQKQSDGRPEPSQAQSRLGYEKVMPALVPIEWSDFLSKGPRLDTNSARQRQGS
- the mycP gene encoding type VII secretion-associated serine protease mycosin; the encoded protein is MGYRKTAGAVAVAAALAALAGPGAAYAAEDTEGPGDLGIDGGGECTFPMKGQYEGRPWPLQRVLLDELWQDTKGKGVRVAVIDTGVDNDNPQLRTAVDASAGADYLKGGKSDGTVDEVGHGTKVAGIIAARPHKGTGFVGLAPEATIIPIRQNDEKNSGKDTTMATAIDHAIAEHAQVINISQDTTKALDETSTLGRAVARALAKNIVVVASAGNDGMDGRRKRTYPAAFAGVLAVASSDRNNERAPFSQAGDFVGVAAPGVDIVSTVPGYGQCTDNGTSFSAPYVAGVAALMRAKYPKWTAAQIVARIEQTAERSVTGHDDFVGWGVVDPVRALSGDDIPQDAAHPDPAPPKAPAPEPAQLSLSETPQERSERYATYALTAAAVLVGVIAGAATVVRDVRRRRVAR